A genomic region of Ewingella sp. CoE-038-23 contains the following coding sequences:
- a CDS encoding baseplate J/gp47 family protein: protein MNEKPTVDFEKVLRDSGMPTTEAEIAGKFRDIARGENLVTNTSKMSPFWRLITKLITTPVLWLKDVLVQVVMANMFVATATGPMLRLLAWAVNIEAKPASAAAGTVRFFKTTAANAVTVSAGTLVQTERINGVVYVLSVAKDTAIAAGLESGLVPVTATGTGSGYNLAPGYYRILPVAVAGISSVVNDDDWLTVPGANEESDDELRERARNQFNLVGNYHTDAIYRSMIASVLGLSVDRIFFKHDAPRGPGTANAYLLLDSGEISQPFIDAVNDYINTQGHHGHGDDMQCFALPETKHALSVTVYVLNKDNMTAEAMADLNTGVTNLIRCAFRENSNYDVKKTWPYARYSFSNLGRELHKAFPVIDSLTFSLTDIISELSVPRLSSLTVEIAND, encoded by the coding sequence ATGAATGAGAAACCGACCGTCGATTTTGAAAAAGTCCTACGCGATAGCGGGATGCCGACCACGGAAGCCGAAATCGCCGGAAAATTCCGCGACATCGCACGCGGTGAAAACCTGGTCACCAATACGTCGAAAATGTCGCCGTTCTGGCGGCTGATAACCAAACTCATCACCACGCCGGTGTTGTGGCTGAAAGACGTACTTGTCCAGGTCGTTATGGCAAATATGTTTGTAGCGACCGCGACCGGCCCGATGCTGCGCCTGCTCGCCTGGGCTGTGAACATCGAAGCCAAACCCGCCAGCGCCGCAGCCGGTACCGTGCGTTTTTTCAAAACTACCGCCGCCAACGCCGTGACGGTTAGCGCGGGCACGCTGGTACAAACCGAGCGTATTAACGGCGTCGTTTATGTATTGTCCGTCGCCAAAGACACCGCCATAGCCGCAGGCTTAGAAAGTGGCCTAGTGCCGGTCACCGCAACCGGCACCGGCAGCGGGTACAACCTCGCGCCGGGCTATTACCGCATTTTGCCGGTTGCCGTGGCGGGAATTTCAAGCGTGGTGAACGATGACGACTGGCTGACCGTGCCCGGTGCAAATGAGGAATCCGATGATGAACTGCGCGAGCGTGCCCGTAACCAGTTCAACCTGGTCGGCAATTACCACACCGATGCGATTTATCGCAGCATGATAGCCAGCGTGCTGGGCCTGAGCGTTGACCGTATTTTCTTTAAGCACGACGCCCCGCGCGGGCCGGGGACGGCAAACGCCTATTTGCTGCTCGACAGCGGCGAGATTTCCCAGCCGTTTATTGATGCGGTCAACGACTATATCAACACGCAGGGCCACCACGGCCACGGCGACGATATGCAGTGCTTTGCCCTGCCTGAGACTAAGCACGCCTTGAGCGTCACGGTCTACGTGTTGAACAAAGACAACATGACCGCCGAAGCGATGGCCGATTTAAACACCGGCGTGACCAATTTGATCCGCTGCGCATTTCGGGAAAACAGCAACTATGACGTCAAAAAGACGTGGCCGTATGCCCGCTACTCGTTTTCAAACCTTGGCCGCGAGTTACACAAGGCGTTTCCCGTTATCGACTCGCTCACCTTCTCGCTGACAGACATCATCAGCGAACTGTCAGTCCCGCGCCTTTCAAGCCTGACCGTGGAAATTGCCAATGATTGA
- a CDS encoding DUF2590 family protein, protein MTDEPLYIDLLITDGNFTLNSGNEPQLCNNRVSIGQDVIHSILESGIAALLIGERSPTMRGDVLTQLTLLVENDERLIPGTVVIAEESVSRLYITADTYDFGPISTGVNYE, encoded by the coding sequence ATGACTGACGAACCGCTCTACATCGATTTACTGATAACTGACGGCAATTTCACGCTTAACAGCGGTAACGAGCCGCAGCTATGCAACAACCGCGTCAGCATCGGTCAAGACGTGATCCACAGCATTTTAGAAAGTGGCATCGCCGCGCTGCTGATTGGCGAACGCAGCCCAACCATGCGCGGCGACGTGTTAACCCAGTTAACGCTGTTGGTTGAAAATGACGAACGCCTCATCCCGGGAACCGTGGTTATCGCGGAGGAAAGCGTCTCGCGCCTGTATATCACTGCCGACACCTACGATTTCGGCCCCATCAGCACCGGTGTGAATTATGAATGA